The Luteolibacter flavescens genome includes a region encoding these proteins:
- a CDS encoding RNA polymerase sigma factor produces the protein MTDADATTDADLLRRYLRTRDEAALRHLMDRHLPLVYSVALRKSGSPELAAEVTQDVFLRLIALPAAVMKKGTPLTAWLHRTASHRAIDCVRSETARKKREQLSEPPADSPTETLPPEALGLLDDVIQQLPRQDREIVLQRFFLGRSLATIGTQAGLSEDAVRMRLKRSLEKMKGAFQARGITTTAAIIAGALPLQATVQLPTPLAAAIQHKVLTGAAVAVAKTSLPSLILLMTTTQKSLTAASVILLAGVAGTVALTSSSDDKKPGPVATPPATVSTPPAAAPPAKTTTREAAASDPYPQLSATYGDSRTRQAVQLVARLVPVSQDLTDMHFSDAFAENRQAQLKGAFEGLGNMLSLTPKQQDAIDTLIPEADAKAKEQAAQLIALAEKNRGELAETILALDAWKLGEISEDDFQAIATRTRTALSVGHMSVIDSLGIASPGMDFPDPLMDFPDLATKLESLLDPAQAAAYREKRAANEAAFTVNYQQATIDDLTGTIEGMKKMIEAQRLMKPEGR, from the coding sequence ATGACCGATGCCGATGCCACCACCGATGCCGACCTCCTGCGGCGCTACCTGCGCACCCGGGACGAGGCCGCCCTCCGGCACCTGATGGACCGGCACCTGCCGCTCGTCTACTCCGTCGCGCTGAGGAAGTCCGGCAGCCCGGAACTCGCCGCGGAAGTCACGCAGGACGTCTTCCTCCGCCTCATCGCGCTCCCCGCCGCCGTCATGAAAAAGGGCACCCCTCTCACCGCCTGGCTGCACCGCACGGCCAGCCACCGCGCCATCGACTGCGTCCGCTCCGAGACCGCACGCAAGAAGCGCGAGCAACTCTCCGAGCCACCTGCCGACAGCCCCACGGAAACCCTGCCGCCCGAGGCCCTCGGCCTGCTCGACGATGTCATCCAGCAGCTCCCGCGGCAGGATCGCGAGATCGTCCTGCAGCGCTTTTTCCTCGGTCGCTCCCTCGCGACCATCGGCACCCAGGCCGGCCTCTCGGAGGACGCCGTGCGCATGCGGCTGAAGCGCTCGCTGGAAAAGATGAAGGGCGCATTCCAGGCCCGCGGCATCACCACCACCGCCGCCATCATCGCCGGGGCCCTGCCGCTCCAGGCCACCGTGCAGCTCCCCACACCGCTGGCTGCCGCCATCCAGCACAAGGTCCTCACCGGAGCCGCGGTCGCCGTCGCAAAGACCTCCCTCCCTTCCCTGATCCTTCTCATGACCACCACGCAGAAATCCCTCACCGCAGCCTCCGTGATCCTCCTCGCCGGGGTCGCCGGCACCGTCGCCCTCACCTCGTCCTCCGACGACAAGAAACCGGGGCCCGTCGCCACGCCGCCCGCCACGGTATCCACACCTCCAGCCGCCGCACCACCGGCGAAGACCACCACGCGCGAGGCAGCCGCCAGCGATCCCTACCCGCAGCTATCCGCGACCTACGGTGACTCTCGTACTCGCCAGGCCGTCCAGCTCGTCGCCCGCCTCGTCCCCGTGTCGCAGGACCTCACAGACATGCATTTCTCCGATGCCTTCGCCGAGAACCGCCAGGCACAGCTCAAGGGTGCCTTCGAAGGCCTCGGCAACATGCTCTCCCTCACCCCGAAGCAGCAGGACGCCATCGACACCCTGATCCCCGAGGCCGATGCGAAGGCGAAGGAGCAGGCCGCTCAACTCATCGCCCTCGCGGAAAAGAACCGCGGCGAACTCGCGGAGACAATCCTCGCGCTGGATGCGTGGAAGCTCGGCGAGATCTCCGAAGACGACTTCCAGGCCATCGCCACCCGCACCCGCACCGCGCTGTCGGTCGGCCACATGTCCGTCATCGACTCGCTCGGCATCGCCTCTCCCGGCATGGACTTCCCCGACCCGCTGATGGACTTCCCGGACCTCGCCACCAAGCTTGAGTCGTTGCTCGATCCCGCCCAGGCCGCGGCCTATCGCGAGAAGCGCGCCGCGAACGAGGCCGCCTTCACCGTGAACTACCAGCAGGCCACCATCGACGATCTCACCGGCACCATCGAGGGCATGAAGAAGATGA
- a CDS encoding sulfatase, translated as MRRLLLALAHVLCCGTATAAERPNVLVFIVDDMGWQDTSVPFHHDASGQPVVSALNRLYRTPHMERLAAQGMKFTRAYAHPVCTPSRISLMTGKNAARHRVTNWTNPAGTENGDNDVPHLRSPDGWGMKGISPDERPLPAVMKQSGYRTIHCGKAHFGSRGAFGQYPQAIGFDVNIAGNEIGHPASYFSRQDFGKGANHVTGLEKWHGTDGFLTDILTRELGDALTTVVEDRQQPFFAYMAHYAVHSPFMEDPRFAAGYPDLPPARRAYATLIEGMDRSLGDILAKLESLGVAEQTMVIFLSDNGGDAPIPNDKDAPVVSGNAPLRGKKGMRYEGGIRVPMIAAWAKPGPGNPFPIRPASHTDDLVAIADVFPTVASLAAIPGVAPWDGHDLTPYLKGDAAYHRPQSLVTHYPHGHNNDHFSILHDGPWKLIRNRADDSTELYNLAEDISESRNLATEHPERAKAMAEDLERRLDGYGALRSKVVGKAGP; from the coding sequence ATGAGACGCCTGCTCCTCGCCCTCGCCCACGTCCTGTGCTGCGGCACTGCCACCGCCGCGGAACGGCCCAATGTGCTGGTTTTCATCGTGGATGACATGGGCTGGCAGGATACCTCGGTGCCATTCCACCACGACGCGTCGGGCCAGCCGGTCGTCTCCGCACTGAACCGGCTCTACCGCACGCCGCACATGGAGAGGCTGGCCGCGCAGGGGATGAAATTCACCCGCGCCTACGCTCACCCCGTCTGCACGCCCTCCCGCATCTCGTTGATGACCGGGAAGAATGCCGCCCGCCACCGTGTGACGAACTGGACCAATCCTGCCGGCACCGAGAACGGCGACAATGACGTGCCCCACCTGCGCTCGCCCGACGGATGGGGCATGAAGGGCATCTCGCCGGACGAGCGCCCGCTGCCCGCCGTGATGAAGCAGTCCGGCTACCGCACCATCCATTGCGGCAAGGCGCACTTCGGCAGCAGGGGTGCCTTCGGCCAATACCCGCAGGCCATCGGCTTCGACGTGAATATCGCGGGCAACGAGATCGGCCACCCGGCATCGTATTTCTCCAGGCAGGACTTCGGAAAGGGCGCGAACCACGTGACCGGCCTGGAGAAGTGGCACGGTACGGACGGCTTCCTGACCGACATCCTGACCCGCGAACTCGGCGATGCGCTCACCACCGTGGTGGAGGACCGGCAGCAGCCCTTCTTCGCCTACATGGCCCACTACGCGGTGCACTCGCCCTTCATGGAGGACCCGCGGTTTGCGGCGGGCTACCCGGACCTGCCACCGGCCCGGCGCGCCTATGCCACGCTCATCGAGGGCATGGACCGCTCGCTCGGCGACATCCTGGCGAAGCTGGAGTCGCTCGGCGTGGCGGAGCAGACGATGGTGATCTTCCTCTCCGACAACGGCGGCGACGCACCCATCCCGAATGACAAGGACGCACCCGTCGTCTCCGGCAATGCCCCGCTGCGAGGGAAGAAGGGCATGCGCTACGAGGGCGGCATCCGGGTCCCCATGATCGCCGCCTGGGCAAAGCCGGGACCGGGCAATCCCTTCCCCATCCGCCCGGCATCCCACACCGACGATCTGGTCGCGATCGCCGATGTATTCCCCACCGTGGCAAGTCTCGCCGCCATCCCGGGAGTGGCGCCATGGGACGGCCACGACCTGACACCCTACCTGAAGGGCGACGCCGCCTACCATCGCCCGCAGTCCCTCGTGACCCACTACCCGCACGGACACAACAACGACCACTTCTCCATCCTTCACGACGGCCCGTGGAAGCTGATCCGGAACCGGGCCGATGATTCCACCGAACTCTACAACCTCGCGGAGGACATCTCCGAATCCAGGAACCTCGCCACGGAGCACCCGGAGCGGGCGAAAGCAATGGCGGAGGATCTCGAGCGCCGCCTGGATGGCTACGGCGCGCTCCGCTCGAAGGTGGTGGGCAAGGCAGGGCCGTAG
- a CDS encoding DUF1800 domain-containing protein translates to MLPAAPDEWTIQEAAHLLRRAGFGGSPAEIASFHALGRYRAVDSLLSPAEPVDAFVLPEWAKRETAAAEMRERAVAQREMRRSMQDMTPERADRTRREFNQQQQRLYRQRGVEAQGWWLRRMLYTKAPLREKMVLFWHDHFASSIQKVRQPVLMMGQNELFRRHATGSFKDLTHGILKDPAMMLYLDTQTSKKGKPNENFAREVMELFTLGEGNYTEQDIKEAARAFTGYNLNRQNGTVFHNRRQWDGGDKTVFGRSGKFDGDDVIEVLFEQAAAASYVPRKLWEYFAAENPPEEGVAALARSFKAADFQVEPLLREIFRSQAFYSDKIVRNQIKSPIQFLVQMFKELELESPPHAYTVSAQQQLGQVLFTPPNVAGWDWGKAWINTNTLLTRYNVAGFITKGSQETPKPARNNGDDSMMTMDDAGMGMDMQMEQMDRRQMRVSNQLQRAQQNWDGPDYEKIAPRPLREDPEKLVDSLVQRFFQTPLGAKERGAFVEYAVSKKGAIFTNKEVGELCHLMMSTPHYQLD, encoded by the coding sequence ATGTTACCCGCAGCACCCGACGAGTGGACGATCCAGGAAGCCGCGCACCTGCTGCGTCGGGCGGGCTTCGGCGGATCTCCGGCGGAGATCGCGAGCTTCCACGCGCTGGGCCGCTACCGCGCGGTGGACAGCCTGCTCTCGCCCGCGGAGCCGGTGGATGCCTTCGTGCTGCCGGAGTGGGCGAAGCGCGAGACGGCGGCGGCGGAGATGCGCGAGCGCGCCGTGGCCCAGCGCGAGATGCGCCGGTCCATGCAGGACATGACGCCGGAGCGCGCGGACCGCACCCGCCGGGAATTCAACCAGCAGCAGCAGCGCCTCTACCGCCAGCGCGGCGTGGAGGCCCAGGGCTGGTGGCTGCGCCGCATGCTCTACACGAAGGCCCCGCTGCGGGAAAAGATGGTGCTCTTCTGGCACGACCACTTCGCCTCCTCCATCCAGAAGGTGCGGCAGCCGGTGCTGATGATGGGGCAGAATGAACTCTTCCGCCGCCACGCCACGGGCTCCTTCAAGGACCTCACGCACGGCATCCTGAAGGACCCGGCGATGATGCTCTACCTCGACACGCAGACGTCGAAGAAGGGCAAGCCGAACGAGAACTTCGCCCGCGAGGTGATGGAGCTCTTCACGCTGGGCGAGGGGAACTACACCGAGCAGGACATCAAGGAAGCGGCGCGCGCCTTCACCGGCTACAACCTGAACCGCCAGAACGGCACCGTCTTCCACAACAGGCGGCAGTGGGACGGTGGCGACAAGACGGTCTTCGGCAGGTCGGGGAAATTCGACGGTGACGACGTGATCGAGGTGCTCTTCGAGCAGGCCGCGGCGGCGAGCTACGTGCCGAGGAAGCTGTGGGAATACTTCGCCGCGGAGAATCCGCCGGAGGAGGGCGTTGCCGCGCTGGCGAGGTCCTTCAAGGCGGCGGACTTCCAGGTGGAGCCGCTGCTGCGGGAGATCTTCCGCTCGCAGGCCTTCTACTCGGACAAGATCGTGCGGAACCAGATCAAGAGCCCGATCCAGTTCCTCGTGCAGATGTTCAAGGAGCTGGAGCTGGAAAGCCCGCCGCATGCCTACACGGTGAGCGCGCAGCAGCAGCTCGGGCAGGTGCTCTTCACCCCGCCGAATGTGGCGGGCTGGGACTGGGGCAAGGCGTGGATCAATACGAACACGCTGCTGACGCGCTACAATGTGGCGGGCTTCATCACGAAGGGCTCGCAGGAGACGCCGAAGCCGGCGCGGAACAATGGCGACGACTCCATGATGACGATGGACGACGCCGGTATGGGGATGGACATGCAGATGGAGCAGATGGACCGCAGGCAGATGCGGGTGTCGAACCAGCTCCAGCGCGCGCAGCAGAACTGGGACGGGCCGGACTACGAGAAGATCGCGCCGCGCCCGCTGCGCGAGGACCCGGAGAAGCTGGTGGACTCGCTGGTGCAGCGCTTCTTCCAGACGCCGCTGGGTGCGAAGGAGCGCGGGGCCTTCGTGGAGTACGCCGTGTCGAAGAAGGGCGCGATCTTCACGAACAAGGAGGTGGGCGAGCTGTGCCACCTGATGATGAGCACCCCGCACTACCAGCTCGACTGA
- a CDS encoding DUF1501 domain-containing protein: MKTRREFLRSTILGASATWTVPMFVERTFADLHMGARDLATQGVTGKDGTILVVLQLAGGNDGLNTLVPYADDAYHSARPRLAKKEKQIIKLSDHVGLNDSMPFLGSMFKEGNLGVVQGVGYPNPNRSHFVSTSIWETADIQNRSSTGWIGRYFDNACTGADPTVGISLNKTQPESFGAARNPGVCLSSPELYRWIHGGGEKARAEEFFASLNSPEDDDSPVDGASIDMPAGGKVGGIDGESNLAFLERVAMDARVSSAKILELAAKHRTKVNYEGTPIARSLNMVSRLIAGGMPTRVYYVSHGGFDTHNQQVNSHDRLLGQLDRALKSFFADLKAQGNDKRVVLMTFSEFGRRVGENASAGTDHGRASCMFLAGDAVKGGLYGSHPSLTDLDQGDLKHSVDFRGVYASVLEGWLKTPAKPVLKGDFARLGVMG, translated from the coding sequence ATGAAAACGCGACGTGAATTCCTCCGCTCCACGATCCTCGGTGCCTCGGCCACGTGGACCGTGCCGATGTTCGTCGAGCGCACCTTCGCCGACCTGCACATGGGTGCCCGCGACTTGGCGACCCAGGGGGTGACGGGGAAGGATGGTACGATACTCGTCGTACTTCAGCTCGCGGGCGGCAATGACGGGCTGAACACGCTGGTGCCGTATGCCGACGATGCCTATCACTCGGCCCGCCCGCGGCTGGCGAAGAAGGAGAAGCAGATCATCAAGCTGAGCGACCACGTCGGGCTGAATGACTCGATGCCCTTCCTGGGCAGCATGTTCAAGGAGGGGAACCTGGGCGTGGTGCAGGGCGTGGGGTATCCGAATCCGAACCGCTCGCACTTCGTCTCCACCTCGATCTGGGAGACGGCGGACATCCAGAACCGCTCCAGCACGGGGTGGATCGGCCGATATTTCGACAATGCCTGCACGGGTGCGGACCCGACGGTGGGCATCAGCCTGAACAAGACGCAGCCGGAGTCCTTTGGCGCGGCGCGGAATCCGGGCGTGTGCCTCAGCTCGCCGGAGCTGTACCGCTGGATCCACGGCGGCGGCGAGAAGGCGCGCGCGGAGGAGTTCTTCGCGTCGCTGAATTCGCCGGAGGATGACGACAGCCCGGTGGACGGTGCGTCGATCGACATGCCCGCGGGCGGGAAGGTCGGCGGCATCGACGGCGAGAGCAATCTGGCCTTCCTCGAGCGGGTGGCGATGGATGCCCGCGTGAGCTCGGCGAAGATCCTGGAGCTGGCAGCGAAGCACCGGACGAAGGTGAACTACGAGGGCACGCCGATCGCGCGCAGCCTGAACATGGTCTCGCGCCTCATCGCGGGCGGCATGCCGACGCGCGTTTACTACGTGAGCCACGGCGGCTTCGACACGCACAACCAGCAGGTGAATTCGCACGACCGGCTGCTGGGCCAGCTCGACCGCGCGCTGAAGTCGTTCTTCGCCGACCTGAAGGCGCAGGGGAATGACAAGCGGGTGGTGCTGATGACCTTCTCGGAATTTGGCCGCCGCGTGGGTGAGAATGCGAGCGCGGGCACCGACCACGGCCGTGCCTCGTGCATGTTCCTCGCGGGCGACGCGGTGAAGGGCGGCCTCTACGGCAGCCACCCGAGCCTGACGGATCTGGACCAGGGCGACCTGAAGCACAGCGTGGACTTCCGCGGCGTGTATGCCTCGGTGCTGGAAGGCTGGCTGAAGACCCCGGCGAAGCCGGTGCTGAAGGGCGACTTCGCGAGGCTCGGGGTAATGGGGTAG
- a CDS encoding PIN domain-containing protein: MADRTRGILLDSSVIIAHLRGKIDLFQFVAADEPLFMPLVALGELWKGALKSADPAKNNARIESILRVVSVLDPDSATALHYARASVALEAKGRPIPENDLWIAAVALELDMPLATSDAHFDRIDGLTILKW, encoded by the coding sequence GTGGCTGACCGGACAAGGGGGATTCTGTTAGATTCCAGCGTCATCATCGCCCACCTCCGGGGGAAGATCGACCTGTTCCAGTTCGTTGCTGCGGACGAGCCGCTCTTCATGCCCCTCGTCGCCCTTGGCGAGCTTTGGAAAGGTGCCCTCAAGTCGGCTGACCCTGCGAAAAACAATGCGAGGATCGAATCGATCCTCAGGGTCGTATCGGTCCTCGATCCCGACAGCGCGACCGCCCTGCACTACGCGCGGGCTTCCGTCGCACTGGAAGCAAAGGGCCGACCGATTCCCGAGAACGACCTATGGATTGCCGCGGTCGCATTGGAATTGGACATGCCGCTCGCCACTAGCGACGCCCACTTCGACCGCATCGACGGGCTCACCATTCTCAAGTGGTAA
- the secA gene encoding preprotein translocase subunit SecA: MIQWLFPKLLGSKDERELHRLRPLVSRINEIEEKLQREPAEKLHELVATWRDHLSRYHPLEVPTRVQLDLMTQAELQAVADAIMARFEKLSKEFSVPPFVRPDANSIETAKAAFHALEPDFSKPRSKYLEKILPEACAVVKNGARRLCGTQVLVNGQPMVWNMVHFDVQLLGGVAIHRGMIAEMQTGEGKTLVGTIPVFLNALTGLGVHLVTVNDYLAQRDSEWMGALYRALGLSVGCLLNQMEPHERREQYACDITYGTNAEFGFDYLRDNGMATTKDEQVQRGHYFAIIDEVDSALIDEARTPLIITGPAPDSSQIFEQQNADVEKLVKRQTELCNQLATEAKKLLDTNKTKEAGLALLKLKLGQPRNRQFLRLMESPDLRRLVESTELTFFRQMFQKDLLKLKEELFFTVDEKTRDADLMEKGRRFLDPDNPDSFTIPDTSAQLAAIEANATLDAEKKAIATTAVLKRREEQALRVHAINQLLKAHCLHERDVHYVIRDGKITIVDESTGREMEGRRWSDGLHQAVEAKERVKIERENRTYATITIQNYFRLYEKLAGMTGTASTEAAEFHDIYKLDVLPIPTNAPNLRVDDNDQIFKTRREKYNAVVAKIEEAHVKGQPVLVGTASVEASETVSRMLKRAKIPHTVLNAKFHEQEAEIVALAGEKGAVTVATNMAGRGTDIKLGAGVGELGGLYIIGTERHFSRRVDRQLRGRCSRQGDPGRAQFFVSLEDDLMRNHAAPAQMAAMIEREGKGSSLGKLVETAQRTLEQRDAKSRKRVLDFDDVMNLQREIVYEYRNDVLGTGDVRRLVHEIISECVTAKVQEHLSECDPHEPDHQPLLAWLLNGLGVVVTEEELATQGFARLVPHVVKKVSESYDKRLHALPAELVEREERMIVISAIDAYWQEHLRDMDELREGVYLRAQGQKDPLVEYKNEAYELFVSLMGSIKQQALLNLLRFSAAVESARPQSA; the protein is encoded by the coding sequence ATGATCCAGTGGCTCTTTCCAAAACTCCTGGGCAGCAAGGACGAGCGCGAGCTCCATCGCCTGCGCCCGCTCGTCTCCCGCATCAATGAGATCGAGGAGAAGCTCCAGCGCGAGCCCGCCGAGAAGCTCCACGAGCTGGTCGCCACCTGGCGCGACCACCTCTCCCGCTACCACCCGCTGGAGGTGCCCACCCGCGTGCAGCTCGACCTGATGACCCAGGCCGAGCTCCAGGCCGTGGCGGATGCCATCATGGCCCGCTTTGAAAAGCTCTCGAAGGAATTCTCCGTGCCGCCCTTCGTGCGGCCGGACGCGAATTCCATCGAGACGGCGAAGGCCGCCTTCCACGCGCTGGAGCCGGACTTCAGCAAGCCCCGCTCGAAGTACCTCGAGAAGATCCTGCCCGAGGCCTGCGCCGTGGTGAAGAACGGCGCCCGCCGCCTCTGCGGCACCCAGGTGCTCGTGAATGGCCAGCCGATGGTGTGGAACATGGTCCACTTCGACGTGCAGCTCCTCGGCGGCGTGGCCATCCACCGCGGCATGATCGCCGAGATGCAGACGGGCGAGGGCAAGACGCTCGTCGGCACCATCCCCGTCTTCCTCAATGCCCTCACCGGCCTCGGCGTCCACCTCGTGACGGTGAATGACTACCTCGCCCAGCGCGACTCGGAGTGGATGGGCGCCCTCTACCGCGCCCTGGGCCTCAGCGTCGGCTGCCTGCTGAACCAGATGGAGCCGCACGAGCGCCGCGAGCAATACGCCTGCGACATCACCTACGGGACGAATGCCGAGTTCGGCTTCGACTACCTGCGCGACAATGGCATGGCCACCACGAAGGACGAGCAGGTCCAGCGCGGCCACTACTTCGCCATCATCGACGAGGTGGACTCCGCGCTCATCGATGAAGCGCGCACGCCCCTCATCATCACCGGCCCCGCGCCGGATTCCTCACAGATCTTTGAGCAGCAGAATGCGGACGTGGAAAAGCTGGTGAAGCGCCAGACCGAGCTCTGCAACCAGCTCGCCACCGAGGCGAAGAAGCTGCTGGACACGAACAAGACGAAGGAAGCCGGCCTCGCGCTGCTGAAGCTGAAGCTCGGCCAGCCGCGCAACCGCCAGTTCCTCCGCCTCATGGAGAGCCCGGACCTCCGCCGCCTGGTGGAGAGCACCGAGCTCACCTTCTTCCGCCAGATGTTCCAGAAGGACCTGCTGAAGCTGAAGGAAGAGCTCTTCTTCACCGTGGACGAGAAGACGCGCGACGCCGATCTCATGGAAAAGGGCCGCCGCTTCCTCGACCCGGACAACCCGGACTCCTTCACCATCCCGGACACCAGCGCCCAGCTCGCCGCCATCGAGGCAAATGCCACGCTCGACGCCGAGAAGAAGGCCATCGCCACCACCGCCGTGCTGAAGCGCCGCGAGGAGCAGGCCCTGCGCGTCCACGCCATCAACCAGCTCCTCAAGGCCCACTGCCTCCACGAGCGCGACGTCCACTACGTGATCCGCGACGGCAAGATCACCATCGTGGACGAGAGCACCGGCCGCGAGATGGAGGGCCGCCGCTGGTCCGACGGCCTGCACCAGGCCGTGGAGGCGAAGGAGCGCGTGAAGATCGAGCGCGAGAACCGCACCTACGCCACCATCACCATCCAGAACTACTTCCGCCTCTACGAGAAGCTCGCGGGCATGACCGGCACCGCCTCCACCGAGGCCGCCGAATTCCACGACATCTACAAGCTGGACGTGCTGCCCATCCCGACCAATGCGCCGAACCTGCGCGTGGACGACAATGACCAGATCTTCAAGACCCGCCGCGAGAAGTACAACGCGGTGGTCGCCAAGATCGAGGAAGCCCACGTGAAGGGCCAGCCGGTGCTGGTCGGCACCGCCTCCGTCGAAGCCTCCGAGACGGTCTCCCGCATGCTGAAGCGCGCGAAGATCCCGCACACGGTGCTCAACGCGAAATTCCACGAGCAGGAAGCCGAGATCGTCGCCCTCGCCGGCGAAAAGGGCGCCGTGACCGTGGCGACGAACATGGCCGGCCGCGGCACCGACATCAAGCTGGGCGCCGGCGTCGGCGAGCTGGGCGGCCTCTACATCATCGGCACCGAGCGCCACTTCTCCCGCCGCGTGGACCGCCAGCTCCGCGGTCGCTGCTCGCGCCAGGGCGACCCTGGCCGCGCGCAGTTCTTCGTCTCGCTGGAGGACGATCTGATGCGGAACCACGCCGCCCCCGCGCAGATGGCCGCCATGATCGAGCGCGAGGGCAAGGGCTCCTCGCTCGGCAAGCTGGTCGAGACCGCCCAGCGCACGCTGGAGCAGCGCGACGCGAAGAGCCGCAAGCGCGTGCTCGACTTCGACGACGTGATGAACCTCCAGCGCGAGATCGTTTACGAATATCGGAATGACGTGCTCGGCACCGGCGACGTGCGCCGCCTCGTCCACGAGATCATCTCCGAGTGCGTGACCGCAAAGGTGCAGGAGCATCTCTCCGAGTGCGATCCCCACGAGCCCGACCACCAGCCGCTGCTCGCGTGGCTGCTGAATGGCCTCGGCGTCGTGGTCACCGAGGAGGAACTCGCCACCCAGGGCTTCGCACGCCTCGTCCCGCACGTCGTGAAGAAGGTGAGCGAATCCTACGACAAGCGCCTCCACGCCCTGCCCGCCGAGCTGGTCGAGCGCGAGGAGCGCATGATCGTCATCTCCGCCATCGACGCCTATTGGCAGGAGCACCTCCGCGACATGGACGAGCTTCGCGAGGGCGTCTATCTCCGCGCCCAGGGCCAGAAGGACCCGCTCGTCGAATACAAGAACGAGGCCTACGAGCTCTTCGTCTCGCTGATGGGTTCCATCAAGCAACAAGCCCTGCTCAACCTGCTGCGCTTCTCCGCCGCCGTGGAAAGCGCCCGCCCCCAATCTGCGTAG